Proteins co-encoded in one Methanosarcinales archaeon Met12 genomic window:
- a CDS encoding nucleotidyltransferase domain-containing protein, protein MIEERFKLPVIDFVSRADEIPNLMGVVLYGSAVTGDVSKKSDIDLLLLFDCDHDPELGEEARIAHGISSDVSLRHDLAFPFSFVFVNLRELREIESDFLWNVVREGIVVWGKPEDIISKEPHPSLKPLVVVNYSVEGLSETDKRRLLRRLYTSKNKLLEKKTDRLGPGTISVSAEKFEDVRELFDKFHVKYSLKKVWGH, encoded by the coding sequence ATGATAGAGGAAAGATTCAAGCTGCCGGTTATAGATTTCGTTAGTAGGGCAGATGAGATTCCGAACCTTATGGGTGTAGTGCTTTATGGTTCTGCAGTTACAGGAGATGTCTCCAAGAAGAGTGATATTGACCTTCTACTTCTTTTTGACTGCGATCATGACCCTGAACTTGGTGAGGAGGCACGCATCGCACATGGGATATCATCTGATGTTTCATTGAGGCACGATCTCGCTTTCCCGTTCTCTTTTGTTTTTGTGAACCTGAGAGAATTGAGAGAGATTGAATCAGATTTCTTGTGGAATGTTGTCAGGGAAGGCATCGTTGTCTGGGGGAAGCCAGAAGATATTATAAGCAAGGAACCCCACCCGTCCCTGAAGCCTTTGGTTGTGGTTAATTATTCTGTTGAAGGTCTGAGTGAAACTGATAAAAGGAGGCTGCTGAGGAGACTGTACACCTCCAAAAACAAGTTGTTGGAAAAGAAAACTGACAGACTCGGTCCAGGTACGATATCGGTGAGTGCAGAAAAGTTTGAAGATGTGAGAGAGTTGTTTGATAAGTTTCACGTGAAGTATTCATTGAAGAAAGTATGGGGGCACTGA
- a CDS encoding glycosyltransferase family 2 protein, with protein MDPKASIVIVNWNGKHYLDACLSSASNQTYKNFEIIMVDNASTDGSVEYVQEKYPSVKIIETKDNLGFAKGCNVGIRASNMPDYIVALSNDTRVESNWLEELVKVAETDERIGICGSKLILMDTPNIYNSAGFFIIWNAFIYDRGPGKKVGRYEKLERVDGVCAASALYRKKMLDEIGLFDERFFFGHDDVDLSWRAKNAGWKAMYVPTSVCYHKMLGSVKGKKLHDQSNIDAVWVISKNSNLLGMAGIAVYYFAGMMKAIVWKSFRKDKDYKPFWNALKAIPDEWKKGRPYREGRRIKLHDE; from the coding sequence ATGGATCCAAAAGCCTCAATCGTCATCGTAAACTGGAATGGAAAACACTATCTAGATGCATGTCTTTCCAGTGCATCGAATCAGACATACAAGAACTTCGAGATAATTATGGTAGATAATGCCTCTACCGATGGCTCTGTGGAATATGTGCAGGAGAAATATCCATCTGTAAAAATCATCGAAACCAAAGATAATCTTGGTTTTGCTAAAGGGTGCAATGTTGGGATACGTGCATCAAATATGCCAGACTATATCGTGGCTTTGAGCAATGATACGAGGGTGGAATCCAACTGGCTTGAAGAGCTTGTTAAGGTGGCAGAAACAGATGAAAGGATAGGAATATGCGGCTCAAAATTAATATTGATGGATACGCCAAACATTTATAATTCGGCGGGATTTTTTATAATATGGAATGCTTTTATATACGATCGAGGTCCAGGCAAAAAAGTTGGGCGATATGAAAAATTAGAAAGAGTAGATGGTGTATGTGCTGCCTCAGCTCTCTATCGTAAAAAAATGCTGGATGAAATTGGCCTATTTGATGAGAGATTCTTTTTTGGTCACGATGATGTTGACCTCTCATGGAGAGCAAAAAATGCTGGATGGAAGGCAATGTACGTGCCCACCTCAGTCTGTTATCACAAGATGTTGGGCAGTGTAAAAGGGAAAAAGCTGCACGACCAATCTAATATTGATGCCGTGTGGGTCATATCTAAAAACTCCAATCTTCTGGGTATGGCTGGTATAGCTGTATATTATTTTGCTGGAATGATGAAAGCAATTGTTTGGAAATCATTTAGAAAAGATAAAGACTATAAACCATTCTGGAATGCGCTGAAAGCCATCCCCGATGAGTGGAAAAAGGGGAGACCGTATCGGGAAGGGCGGAGAATAAAGTTGCATGATGAATGA
- a CDS encoding CmcI family methyltransferase, whose amino-acid sequence MERPISWYFKRSRDIIHEEGLVAFIKKAQKYASVRTRFDRYITRLLSRFYVKGFHKLYYYSIIESAPESTRYLGVPIVKNPLDCWVYQEIIYETKPKVIIETGTAQGGSALFLASICDLVGGEVITIDIENCNIPTHPRITKITGDSVSEKTVNKVEEIVKGRKGMVILDSCHEKEHVLKEMELYSKFVSVGNYLVVEDTNINGHPVLPGWGEGPMEAVKEFIRNRDDFEVDRNIEKFLLTFHPKGFLKRVKPNRGDKK is encoded by the coding sequence ATGGAAAGACCAATTTCATGGTATTTTAAGAGATCAAGAGACATAATCCATGAGGAAGGTTTGGTAGCATTTATAAAGAAGGCACAAAAATATGCATCCGTACGTACACGCTTTGATAGGTATATAACCAGACTTCTCTCTCGATTTTATGTCAAGGGGTTTCATAAATTGTATTATTATTCTATCATCGAAAGTGCACCAGAAAGTACCCGTTACCTGGGGGTTCCGATAGTAAAAAACCCGCTTGATTGTTGGGTATATCAAGAAATAATTTATGAAACAAAACCCAAAGTAATTATCGAAACAGGGACCGCTCAAGGGGGCAGTGCATTATTTTTAGCATCCATTTGTGATTTAGTAGGGGGGGAAGTAATAACGATTGACATTGAGAATTGTAATATTCCAACTCACCCAAGAATAACAAAAATTACAGGAGATTCTGTTTCAGAGAAAACAGTGAATAAAGTGGAGGAAATTGTTAAGGGAAGAAAAGGAATGGTAATATTAGACTCGTGTCATGAGAAAGAACATGTTTTAAAGGAAATGGAATTATATAGTAAATTCGTTTCTGTTGGAAATTATTTGGTCGTAGAAGATACAAATATAAACGGTCATCCTGTTCTGCCTGGTTGGGGGGAAGGTCCAATGGAGGCTGTTAAAGAGTTTATACGCAATAGAGATGACTTTGAAGTAGATCGTAATATAGAAAAATTTCTCCTAACATTTCATCCAAAAGGCTTTCTGAAAAGAGTTAAACCAAATAGAGGAGATAAAAAATGA
- the rfbB gene encoding dTDP-glucose 4,6-dehydratase: MKILITGGAGFIGSNFVRYMLEKYPDGEIVVLDKLTYAGRIENLQDVMDKITFIKGDICNKEDVEKVKEYDIIFNFAAETHVDRSIIDAGVFVKTDVMGTYNLLEYARKHEVKKYIQISTDEVYGSIEKGSFKEEDILEPSSPYSASKAGADLLVKAYHKTYGLPVLITRSSNNFGPYQYPEKLIPVLILNALHDKPLPIYGDGKNVRDWIFVLDNCEAIDFVFQKGKLGEIYNIASGDERENIEVAKLILKELNKPESLIEFVEDRAGHDFRYSLDTKKIRGLGWAPRYKFEDAMKETIRWYKENEWWWESAYE, translated from the coding sequence ATGAAAATATTAATAACCGGCGGTGCGGGCTTCATAGGAAGTAATTTTGTTCGATATATGCTGGAAAAATATCCCGATGGAGAGATTGTAGTTTTGGATAAACTGACTTATGCAGGCAGAATAGAGAATTTACAGGATGTAATGGATAAAATAACGTTCATCAAAGGAGACATTTGCAATAAGGAAGATGTTGAAAAGGTAAAAGAATACGATATTATCTTCAACTTCGCAGCAGAAACGCATGTTGATCGCTCGATAATAGATGCGGGAGTTTTTGTAAAAACAGATGTCATGGGAACTTATAATCTATTAGAATACGCAAGAAAGCATGAAGTTAAAAAATATATCCAAATAAGCACGGATGAGGTTTATGGAAGCATTGAGAAAGGCTCTTTTAAAGAAGAAGATATATTAGAGCCTTCTTCTCCTTATTCCGCGAGCAAAGCAGGAGCAGACCTTCTGGTTAAGGCATATCACAAGACTTATGGTTTGCCAGTTTTGATAACTCGAAGTTCAAACAACTTTGGACCTTATCAATATCCAGAAAAATTGATTCCTGTTTTGATTCTTAATGCTTTGCACGATAAACCGTTGCCAATTTACGGAGATGGTAAAAACGTAAGAGATTGGATATTCGTTTTAGATAACTGTGAGGCAATAGATTTCGTTTTCCAGAAAGGAAAATTAGGTGAAATCTACAACATAGCAAGTGGTGATGAAAGAGAGAACATAGAGGTAGCAAAGCTCATTTTAAAAGAACTTAACAAGCCAGAGAGCCTGATAGAATTCGTTGAGGACAGGGCTGGGCACGACTTCAGATATTCATTAGATACGAAAAAGATAAGAGGATTGGGATGGGCACCGAGATATAAATTTGAAGATGCGATGAAAGAGACGATAAGATGGTATAAGGAGAACGAATGGTGGTGGGAAAGTGCCTATGAGTAA
- a CDS encoding class I SAM-dependent methyltransferase produces the protein MAFLHQSDEINFTVVEDFSKVTKMYKICYSEAFTWYKLRKMICQYFSEEAKKGMKVLEVGCGAGTNIWMFNDLFYDAKGIEFYGMDISLKAIKAAKEYEVEMESKNCFFTVGDAERLGYKDDSFDIVVCTEVLEHLPNPNETLKEIHRVLKLGGVAIITTPNRENILKKIAGKMIEEKVEADCQKTESYQKVDDSFGHISVLSSKEIIELSKEVGFKIEKIRKGSLVYGLPYFDRHQILFGVILIFDAILDHLPHNYNFSWHVVLKLRKI, from the coding sequence ATGGCGTTTTTACACCAATCCGATGAAATTAATTTCACAGTTGTAGAAGATTTCTCAAAGGTGACAAAAATGTATAAAATATGCTATTCTGAAGCATTTACATGGTATAAATTAAGAAAAATGATTTGCCAATATTTTTCCGAAGAAGCAAAGAAAGGCATGAAGGTTTTGGAGGTTGGTTGTGGTGCAGGCACGAATATTTGGATGTTCAATGACCTATTTTACGATGCAAAAGGAATAGAATTTTATGGAATGGATATTTCACTAAAAGCAATAAAAGCGGCAAAAGAGTATGAAGTGGAAATGGAATCGAAAAACTGTTTTTTTACAGTCGGGGATGCAGAAAGATTAGGATATAAAGACGATAGCTTTGACATCGTTGTTTGTACCGAAGTGTTAGAGCATTTACCAAATCCAAATGAAACTTTAAAAGAGATTCATAGGGTATTGAAGTTGGGGGGGGTCGCAATCATCACAACACCAAATAGAGAAAATATTTTAAAGAAAATAGCGGGAAAAATGATAGAAGAAAAGGTTGAAGCTGATTGTCAAAAAACAGAATCATATCAGAAGGTGGATGACTCCTTTGGACATATATCGGTATTAAGCAGCAAGGAGATAATTGAATTATCAAAAGAAGTAGGGTTCAAGATAGAAAAAATAAGAAAAGGAAGTTTAGTATATGGTTTACCTTATTTTGACCGTCATCAAATATTATTTGGAGTAATTCTCATCTTTGATGCAATTTTGGACCACTTACCTCATAATTATAATTTCTCTTGGCATGTAGTTTTGAAACTCAGAAAAATCTAA
- a CDS encoding DUF86 domain-containing protein, which translates to MFDKEGVIDHLRELEEATGDWKRYQSISLKELRSDRDKRNMVLHALLVSIQTAIDIANHLITERGLRKPSTYRESFEILSEEGILPSELGDALSDLAGFRNVLVHIYWKLNLEEVYGVLKNDLKIIKEFSDIIKKLLR; encoded by the coding sequence ATGTTTGACAAAGAAGGGGTAATTGACCACCTAAGGGAGCTTGAAGAGGCAACAGGAGACTGGAAGAGGTATCAATCCATCTCTCTGAAAGAGTTACGTTCAGATAGAGATAAGAGAAATATGGTGCTCCATGCTTTGCTTGTTAGTATTCAGACAGCGATAGACATAGCTAACCACTTGATAACAGAACGCGGCTTAAGAAAACCCTCTACATACAGGGAGAGTTTTGAAATTCTTTCTGAGGAGGGCATACTTCCTTCTGAGCTTGGCGATGCTCTTTCAGACCTGGCAGGCTTCAGAAATGTGCTGGTCCACATATACTGGAAACTCAATCTGGAAGAGGTTTATGGCGTATTGAAAAATGATCTGAAAATCATTAAAGAGTTCAGCGATATAATAAAAAAATTACTGAGGTGA
- a CDS encoding NAD-dependent epimerase/dehydratase family protein encodes MKIALVTGSAGLIGAESVRFFSKKSFDIVGIDNDMRRVFFGDEASTEWSRKKLESEIKNYIHYNEDIRDKTAMENIFNKYGEDIKVIIHTAAQPSHDWAAKDPFTDFTVNANGTLTLLEMTRKYCPDAVFIFTSTNKVYGDQPNSLPLVELETRWEIDESHPYYKNGIDESMSVDQTKHSLFGVSKLAADILVQEYGRYFNMKTVSFRGGCLTGPGHSPTELHGFLAYLMKCAVTGKPYTIFGYKGKQVRDNIHSYDLVNAFWHFYQKPRIAEVYNIGGGRQANCSMLEAIEMCEEIAGNKLNYSYTENIRIGDHIWWISDVSRFKSHYPGWGYKYAIRDMLIEIFQNGVFTPIR; translated from the coding sequence ATGAAAATCGCGCTGGTTACAGGTTCTGCGGGCTTGATAGGTGCCGAATCCGTCAGGTTTTTCAGTAAAAAAAGCTTTGATATTGTAGGAATAGACAACGACATGAGAAGGGTATTTTTCGGTGATGAAGCCTCTACTGAATGGAGCCGGAAAAAACTTGAATCTGAGATAAAGAATTATATCCATTACAATGAAGACATCAGAGATAAAACTGCAATGGAAAATATTTTTAATAAATATGGCGAAGATATAAAAGTTATAATCCATACAGCGGCTCAACCCTCTCATGACTGGGCCGCAAAAGACCCATTTACAGATTTCACGGTCAATGCAAACGGAACGCTCACGCTGCTTGAAATGACAAGAAAATACTGCCCTGATGCCGTATTCATATTTACTTCTACCAACAAAGTGTACGGCGACCAGCCAAACAGCTTGCCGCTGGTAGAACTTGAAACAAGATGGGAAATTGATGAATCACACCCGTATTACAAGAACGGGATTGACGAATCCATGAGCGTTGACCAGACAAAGCACAGCCTGTTCGGCGTGTCAAAATTGGCAGCGGATATACTCGTGCAGGAGTATGGTAGGTATTTTAATATGAAAACCGTTAGTTTCAGAGGAGGATGCCTCACTGGACCGGGACACTCTCCCACCGAGCTTCATGGATTTTTGGCTTATTTGATGAAATGCGCTGTTACAGGAAAACCTTATACTATATTTGGCTACAAAGGCAAACAGGTCAGGGACAATATCCACAGTTACGACCTTGTAAACGCTTTCTGGCATTTTTATCAGAAACCAAGAATAGCTGAAGTATATAATATTGGAGGAGGAAGACAGGCTAATTGTTCAATGCTTGAAGCAATTGAAATGTGCGAAGAGATTGCTGGAAATAAATTGAACTACTCATATACTGAGAATATTAGGATTGGTGACCATATATGGTGGATAAGCGATGTTAGCAGGTTCAAGTCCCATTATCCTGGATGGGGTTATAAATATGCTATTAGAGATATGTTGATTGAAATATTTCAAAATGGCGTTTTTACACCAATCCGATGA
- a CDS encoding type II toxin-antitoxin system VapC family toxin → MKYVDVNVFVYWLSDHPLFGERATNIIERIEKGERSTTSALTIWLLHVILEKEAEDYSIGELLQRIGDLKYLRVEPLISEDFILASKNKDNYSIDLEDALHFSVCERLGIREIYSNDDDFDRTPLKRMF, encoded by the coding sequence ATGAAATACGTTGACGTAAACGTCTTTGTATATTGGCTCAGCGATCATCCCTTGTTCGGGGAGAGAGCCACTAACATCATAGAGAGAATTGAAAAAGGCGAGAGATCAACCACGTCAGCTCTTACAATCTGGCTCCTTCATGTCATTCTTGAGAAAGAAGCAGAGGATTACTCGATAGGGGAACTGCTTCAGAGAATAGGGGACCTAAAGTACTTGAGAGTTGAACCATTGATATCTGAGGACTTCATCCTCGCATCAAAGAACAAGGATAATTACTCCATAGACCTTGAGGACGCATTACACTTTTCTGTTTGTGAGCGTCTGGGAATACGTGAAATATATTCAAATGATGATGATTTCGACAGAACGCCCTTGAAAAGAATGTTTTAA
- a CDS encoding glycosyltransferase family 1 protein, translated as MKIAFTTTRLVEHDAVSNYTMAVIAELSKNNKVDLYSFCTEREIPKRVEQYNYTGKNEHSLLSVLSAITKIHNLAKKLSKYDILVLVGPDITVLPSIHLAKRFNPNLKLVWDFHGLTPSQFLGSNKQKLLTRIRQIAYFWSMKRSDCVKVDSNYIKKEVESKIGKKDIEIIPIGINPTRFKNVDGKVIREKRHLNGKFVIICVGRLATSKRIDFLIEAIQALDGVALLVVGGGEERDKLNDLVHSLNLEDKIIFVGRVSDEDLPKYYAASDVFVTASLHEGFCVPIIEAFASGKPVIVPNRTAMPEVAGDAGLVYEYESMDDFVSKVKMLKNDCDLRKQLSRNAKERSKDFDLKNSVEKYEDFLKRLK; from the coding sequence ATGAAAATAGCATTTACTACAACTCGCTTGGTTGAACATGATGCGGTGAGCAATTATACTATGGCGGTGATAGCGGAATTATCTAAGAATAATAAAGTAGATCTATATTCGTTTTGTACAGAAAGAGAAATACCAAAAAGAGTAGAACAATACAACTACACCGGAAAAAATGAACACAGTTTACTATCGGTTCTTTCTGCAATTACAAAGATACATAACTTAGCGAAGAAGCTCTCTAAATATGATATACTAGTTTTGGTTGGTCCTGATATCACAGTTTTGCCGAGTATTCATCTGGCAAAGCGCTTTAATCCGAATCTTAAGCTTGTTTGGGACTTTCATGGTCTTACTCCTTCCCAATTCCTTGGGAGTAATAAACAGAAGCTTTTGACGAGAATTAGGCAAATAGCATATTTCTGGTCAATGAAACGGAGTGATTGTGTAAAAGTAGATAGCAATTACATAAAAAAAGAAGTTGAAAGTAAGATTGGTAAAAAAGACATAGAGATAATACCAATAGGGATAAACCCCACTAGATTTAAGAATGTGGATGGAAAAGTTATCAGAGAAAAGCGTCATCTGAATGGTAAATTTGTTATTATCTGTGTAGGTCGTCTTGCAACATCTAAACGGATCGATTTTTTGATTGAAGCAATACAAGCCTTAGATGGGGTGGCTCTTTTAGTTGTTGGTGGTGGTGAAGAGAGGGATAAATTAAATGATTTAGTACACTCATTAAATCTCGAAGATAAAATAATTTTTGTCGGGAGAGTATCTGACGAAGATTTGCCAAAGTATTATGCTGCATCAGATGTTTTCGTAACCGCGAGTTTACATGAAGGTTTTTGTGTTCCGATTATAGAAGCATTTGCAAGTGGCAAGCCGGTTATTGTGCCAAATAGAACCGCGATGCCCGAAGTAGCCGGAGATGCTGGCTTGGTGTATGAGTATGAATCGATGGATGATTTTGTATCTAAAGTAAAGATGCTTAAAAATGACTGTGATTTAAGAAAACAACTTTCAAGAAACGCCAAAGAAAGGTCTAAAGATTTTGATCTTAAAAACTCAGTGGAAAAATATGAGGATTTTTTAAAAAGATTGAAATAA
- a CDS encoding nucleotidyltransferase domain-containing protein — protein MRAKVLEKEEVLQKIGEVLSGFEEIDIGYVFGSFLKGEFEDIDVALLVSKSPSPYESMKFAMKVGREVERTLKYSFEIDVKILNSSPTYFQYEVIKNGKVVFCKDETKRIRYEAKVLSNYLDYKDTLDWIDKKLLARV, from the coding sequence ATGAGAGCGAAAGTTCTGGAAAAGGAAGAAGTTCTACAAAAAATAGGCGAGGTTTTGTCCGGATTTGAGGAAATAGACATTGGATATGTCTTCGGTTCTTTTCTCAAAGGAGAGTTTGAGGATATAGATGTCGCCTTGTTAGTATCAAAATCACCTTCTCCTTATGAGAGTATGAAATTTGCCATGAAAGTAGGAAGAGAGGTTGAGAGGACATTAAAATATAGTTTTGAGATTGACGTTAAGATCCTCAACTCATCTCCAACCTATTTTCAGTATGAGGTAATTAAAAACGGGAAGGTTGTTTTTTGCAAGGATGAAACAAAGCGGATTAGATATGAAGCTAAAGTACTTTCTAACTACCTTGACTATAAGGATACCTTAGATTGGATTGACAAGAAACTGCTTGCGAGGGTTTAA
- a CDS encoding GDP-mannose 4,6-dehydratase: MKILITGGAGFMGCNFVRYMLDKYPNDKIVVLDKLTYAGRLENLQVVRIPGHYWHGYKVIGGERAYLVYFVNQLYDYEEPDEERRPWNDKTIVPKVINGKQDDPRCNKPWDWFYTPYK, translated from the coding sequence ATGAAAATATTAATAACAGGTGGAGCGGGATTTATGGGATGCAATTTTGTTCGGTATATGTTAGATAAATATCCGAATGATAAAATCGTTGTTTTGGACAAGCTGACTTATGCTGGTCGTTTAGAGAATTTGCAAGTTGTTAGAATCCCAGGCCATTACTGGCATGGATACAAAGTTATTGGAGGTGAAAGGGCATATCTTGTTTACTTCGTGAACCAATTATACGATTATGAGGAACCAGATGAAGAAAGAAGGCCCTGGAATGATAAAACGATAGTCCCAAAGGTAATAAATGGAAAGCAAGATGACCCTCGTTGTAACAAGCCCTGGGATTGGTTCTATACGCCATATAAGTAG
- a CDS encoding glycosyltransferase family 2 protein: MSKSKVSIIIVNWNGKQYLKDCLTSISNQTYPNYEVILVDNGSTDGSVEFVRGNYPNVRVIALKKNYGFTGGNNIGIKEALKDNSVKYIALLNNDTKVDKSWLFELVKVAKKDEKIGITASKILPMNSQSIYSMDNAQIWRKIIHRLKSLYYILQYGNHIYAANATACLYKREMLEDIGLFDESFFAYCEDLELSWRAYKKGWKSKYVPNSIVYHEGGGTTKNSKKLKREMGFLFARNWAITVKRHATLLQKFVFVLVFTKTAAMSWIGMLLGKNNVGIKPYLRAFKEFLS; this comes from the coding sequence ATGAGTAAATCCAAAGTTTCAATCATCATCGTAAACTGGAACGGCAAACAATATCTGAAAGATTGTTTAACTTCGATTTCTAACCAAACATATCCCAATTACGAGGTTATTCTTGTAGACAATGGCTCGACCGATGGCTCTGTGGAATTCGTAAGAGGGAACTACCCAAATGTTAGAGTTATAGCATTAAAGAAGAACTATGGCTTTACAGGAGGCAACAACATCGGAATAAAGGAGGCACTAAAAGATAATAGCGTCAAATACATTGCTTTACTCAACAATGATACAAAAGTTGATAAGAGTTGGCTGTTTGAATTAGTCAAAGTTGCAAAAAAAGATGAGAAGATTGGAATCACAGCTTCAAAAATATTACCAATGAACAGTCAAAGTATTTACTCCATGGATAATGCGCAAATTTGGAGAAAAATAATTCACCGATTAAAATCTTTATATTATATATTGCAGTATGGTAATCACATATATGCTGCGAATGCTACAGCCTGTTTATATAAAAGAGAAATGCTGGAAGATATTGGTTTGTTCGATGAAAGCTTCTTTGCATATTGCGAAGATCTCGAATTATCATGGCGGGCTTATAAAAAAGGATGGAAATCAAAATATGTTCCTAATTCGATAGTGTACCATGAAGGTGGCGGAACAACCAAAAATAGTAAAAAACTTAAACGCGAGATGGGTTTTTTGTTTGCAAGAAACTGGGCAATAACTGTCAAGAGACATGCAACTCTGTTACAAAAATTTGTATTTGTATTAGTATTTACAAAAACCGCTGCTATGAGCTGGATTGGAATGCTATTAGGGAAAAATAATGTTGGTATTAAGCCTTATCTACGTGCTTTCAAGGAGTTTTTATCCTAA
- a CDS encoding glycosyltransferase family 2 protein, producing the protein MMNEKVSFCIPAYNCEDTIRKCIESILNLTYSNKEIIIVEDGSTDRTNEIIKELVKKYGDITYIHNDGRLGRGQARQKALENATGEYIALLDGDGFITDKNWVEKMLSNFTDEKIAAVFSLSKAINSESSIARYWDYLTTTIFTRGQITRGAGTGNTLIKKSVLDEVGGFDVRLWSCEDCDLSEKISKKGYVFYYEPDCLMSREQPSSIKEVLKKEIDYTFWHGKRAHYNNTFLKLFVVRFLVLLALPIFVLYCLYISVKMYMHTKDFASFWFLFFKTVMAILAPFILLSSLYRNEL; encoded by the coding sequence ATGATGAATGAAAAAGTAAGTTTTTGCATTCCTGCTTATAACTGCGAGGATACGATAAGAAAATGCATAGAAAGCATCCTCAATCTAACTTATTCTAACAAAGAGATTATAATTGTAGAGGACGGAAGCACAGACAGGACTAATGAAATAATAAAAGAGTTGGTTAAAAAGTATGGAGATATAACGTATATACATAATGATGGGAGGCTAGGCAGAGGACAGGCTCGCCAAAAAGCCCTTGAAAATGCAACTGGCGAATATATTGCTTTGTTAGATGGTGACGGTTTTATCACCGATAAAAATTGGGTAGAAAAGATGCTGAGCAATTTCACAGACGAAAAAATTGCGGCGGTATTCTCATTAAGTAAGGCAATTAATTCTGAGAGCTCAATTGCCAGGTATTGGGATTATTTAACAACGACTATATTCACTCGTGGACAGATTACACGTGGTGCAGGGACTGGAAACACACTGATTAAGAAAAGCGTTTTAGATGAGGTTGGTGGGTTTGATGTAAGATTATGGAGCTGTGAGGATTGTGATTTATCAGAAAAAATATCAAAAAAGGGCTATGTCTTTTATTATGAACCTGATTGCCTGATGAGTAGAGAACAGCCATCAAGCATTAAAGAAGTGCTCAAAAAAGAAATAGATTATACCTTCTGGCATGGAAAACGGGCACATTATAACAATACCTTTCTAAAACTTTTTGTAGTTAGATTTTTAGTACTTTTAGCATTGCCAATTTTTGTTCTGTATTGTTTGTATATATCAGTGAAAATGTATATGCACACGAAAGATTTCGCCAGTTTTTGGTTCTTATTTTTTAAGACTGTAATGGCGATATTAGCACCATTTATTCTATTAAGTTCATTATATAGAAACGAATTATAA